A portion of the Magnolia sinica isolate HGM2019 chromosome 17, MsV1, whole genome shotgun sequence genome contains these proteins:
- the LOC131231526 gene encoding uncharacterized protein LOC131231526, which yields MLRILNRKLWHLYSNLRWRIRRPAKTKIVIRRFGQPTSKTHLKVESNGSHHDMNPKPIRIATFNAAMFSMAPAIPKSDEECYPNSSRNGVELDIRSKSANNRPKSILKRSSTYSYSTGNSVDNLSKQQRFGKSKLRVSINLPDNEISLERTRQLNFTEDDKAVPSIMDRNWKGKAPMKSSWSFNARKGMNGHSESSRSNRTVLDVLKEVNPDILALQDVKADEEKGMSPLSDLADALGMKYVFGESWAPEYGNAVLSKWPIKRWKVQKIIDDTDFRNVLKATIDVPQVGEVNFHCTHLDHLDENWRMKQISAIIQSEEVPHILAGGLNSLDEMDYSAERWIDIVKYYEEIGKPTPKVEVMRFLKGKKYQDAKNFSGECEPVVMIAKGQAVQGTCKYGTRVDYILASPNSPYHFVPNSYTVMSSKGTSDHHIVKVDIMFGKAMDGNDSIGRRRQHKKRVVKMTNPSSSRGIWGTNS from the exons ATGCTCAGAATCCTCAACCGGAAGCTCTGGCACCTCTACTCCAATCTCCGGTGGCGCATACGCCGTCCCGCGAAGACCAAGATCGTCATCCGTCGATTCGGTCAGCCCACCTCAAAAACTCACCTGAAAGTAGAATCCAACGGCTCACATCACGACATGAATCCCAAACCAATTAGAATAGCCACCTTCAACGCCGCCATGTTCTCCATGGCCCCCGCCATACCCAAATCCGACGAAGAGTGCTATCCGAATTCTTCTAGAAATGGGGTGGAGTTGGATATCCGAAGCAAGTCAGCAAACAATCGCCCGAAGAGTATACTCAAGCGTTCTTCGACGTATTCGTATTCGACAGGTAATTCTGTTGACAATCTCTCTAAGCAACAGCGATTTGGAAAATCGAAATTGCGGGTGTCAATCAATCTCCCCGATAATGAGATTTCATTGGAGCGTACCAGACAGTTGAATTTCACGGAAGATGATAAAGCAGTGCCGTCGATCATGGATAGAAATTGGAAAGGGAAAGCTCCTATGAAATCCAGTTGGAGCTTTAATGCTCGAAAGGGGATGAATGGCCACAGCGAGAGCTCGAGAAGCAATAGGACGGTTCTTGATGTTTTGAAAGAGGTGAATCCAGATATCTTGGCTTTGCAAGATGTGAAGGCGGACGAAGAGAAAGGAATGAGTCCGTTGTCCGATTTGGCGGATGCGTTGGGGATGAAGTATGTGTTCGGGGAGAGCTGGGCTCCTGAGTATGGCAATGCGGTTCTTTCAAAGTGGCCGATAAAGAGATGGAAAGTTCAGAAAATCATTGATGATACTGACTTCAG GAATGTGCTGAAAGCTACGATTGATGTCCCCCAAGTAGGGGAAGTGAACTTCCACTGCACCCACCTCGACCATCTGGACGAGAACTGGAGAATGAAGCAGATAAGTGCGATAATTCAATCTGAGGAAGTCCCCCACATACTAGCTGGAGGTCTCAATTCTCTTGATGAGATGGACTATTCAGCTGAGCGATGGATAGATATCGTAAAA TACTATGAGGAGATTGGAAAACCGACTCCGAAGGTGGAGGTGATGAGGTTCTTGAAGGGGAAGAAGTACCAAGATGCCAAGAACTTCTCTGGGGAATGCGAACCTGTAGTTATGATCGCCAAAGGGCAAG CTGTTCAAGGGACTTGCAAGTATGGAACGCGAGTGGACTACATACTAGCATCGCCCAATTCACCATACCATTTTGTGCCCAATTCATACACTGTCATGTCGTCCAAAGGGACGTCCGATCACCACATTGTGAAGGTCGACATTATGTTCGGTAAAGCAATGGACGGCAACGATAGCATTGGACGTAGACGGCAACACAAGAAAAGGGTTGTGAAGATGACAAATCCTTCTTCATCAAGAGGTATATGGGGAACAAATTCATGA